Proteins co-encoded in one Deltaproteobacteria bacterium genomic window:
- a CDS encoding amidohydrolase encodes ANMELDDVPARLKLMDEEDIAIQVIYTTLFLAYPLTKNAPLATAMTSSYNRWMGQRLAGQARIKWSAVVNLDDVANAVKQVREAKQLGAVSVMALGTAGDDMLDHPRLDPFYAALCEENLALGVHVGWSCPAVNNLYSHIYPSGVIAFHVPLLMAFTALVSGGVLDRFPQLKIVFLEAGCQWVPFIIERIHHRFKNQGSTLRKFLPQTTPIQKLPVMDYIKRGNIYFSTEVEDEILPNVLNLVGEGQVIFGSDMPHGDRDRCAAAILQKRTDISESAKVRILEKNPAKLYGLA; translated from the coding sequence GCCAACATGGAGCTTGACGACGTCCCTGCGCGCTTGAAGTTGATGGACGAAGAAGATATCGCCATCCAAGTTATCTACACAACACTGTTCCTCGCCTACCCGCTGACCAAGAATGCTCCGCTCGCCACCGCCATGACTTCTTCTTACAATCGTTGGATGGGCCAACGCTTGGCCGGCCAAGCGCGCATCAAGTGGTCGGCGGTGGTCAATCTCGACGACGTTGCCAACGCCGTCAAACAAGTTCGCGAAGCGAAACAGCTCGGCGCGGTTTCCGTCATGGCCCTCGGTACCGCCGGTGATGACATGCTCGATCATCCACGCCTCGATCCGTTTTACGCCGCACTGTGCGAAGAAAATCTCGCCCTCGGCGTCCACGTCGGCTGGTCCTGCCCGGCGGTGAACAATCTTTACTCGCACATCTATCCCTCCGGCGTCATCGCTTTTCACGTGCCGCTCTTGATGGCGTTTACCGCGCTGGTCAGCGGCGGCGTGCTCGACCGTTTTCCCCAACTGAAAATAGTTTTCCTCGAAGCCGGCTGCCAATGGGTGCCGTTCATCATCGAGAGAATCCATCACCGCTTCAAAAACCAAGGCTCGACGCTGAGAAAATTTCTGCCGCAAACCACGCCGATCCAAAAACTGCCGGTGATGGACTACATCAAACGAGGAAATATCTATTTCAGCACCGAAGTCGAAGACGAGATTTTACCAAACGTGTTGAACCTAGTCGGTGAAGGCCAAGTGATCTTCGGCAGCGACATGCCCCACGGCGATCGCGACCGCTGCGCCGCCGCGATCTTGCAGAAACGCACGGATATCAGTGAATCGGCGAAGGTTCGTATCTTGGAGAAGAACCCAGCGAAGCTGTATGGCTTGGCGTAG